From Bacillus sp. Bos-x628, the proteins below share one genomic window:
- a CDS encoding GAF domain-containing protein → MFHVEKQSGDQLKDYQMLVKQVEAITAGEPDLIANLANAASLLYHSLSDVNWAGFYLAKNGELVLGPFHGLPACVRIPSGKGVCGTAFATGDVQRIADVHSFPGHIACDAASQSEIVIPLKVNDEIIGVLDIDSPVKDRFDEIDETYLIQFTEVLQKALSASADA, encoded by the coding sequence GATCAGTTGAAAGATTATCAAATGCTTGTGAAACAAGTAGAAGCGATTACGGCTGGTGAACCAGATTTGATTGCCAATTTAGCGAATGCTGCTAGCCTTTTATATCATTCTTTATCTGACGTAAACTGGGCAGGATTTTATTTGGCGAAAAACGGAGAACTAGTTCTTGGTCCATTTCATGGTCTGCCTGCATGTGTTCGCATCCCTTCTGGAAAAGGGGTATGTGGAACAGCTTTTGCAACAGGTGATGTTCAGCGCATAGCGGATGTTCATTCATTCCCAGGACACATTGCTTGTGATGCTGCTTCGCAATCAGAGATCGTCATCCCGCTGAAAGTGAATGATGAAATCATTGGGGTGCTCGACATTGACAGCCCTGTCAAAGATCGTTTTGATGAAATAGATGAAACGTACTTAATTCAATTTACAGAGGTCTTGCAAAAAGCTCTTTCTGCCTCCGCAGATGCATAG